Below is a genomic region from Henckelia pumila isolate YLH828 chromosome 3, ASM3356847v2, whole genome shotgun sequence.
ttcgtgaccacatcgaacgaaatgaagttgaacttcaatatgttgacactaaaaatcaaattgccgatatttttacaaaaccactagatgaaaatacttttattcgtttgcgtggtgaacttggcatgattgagttgtaatcacttgtggacataaataaatttaatgtcatattaagggggagcttaatataaaatttgagcaacttaattttggataatacaaattaattgtatttattcaaagttataaagctcacattttatgtgaaatttatgtgttgctttttagaaatcatatttaattatcttgttttgtatttatttttccagtctttttgattatcacaaaaagggggagaattagtttggttaaatactttaactaagggggagagttagtttgcttaaatgcatagagaataaaaaaattggttatttgataaacaaactcttcttaactaattgtttaatttaggaggagttttattcatgcaattatattgtgcaaatttaaattatttatttaatattgtacatttatttctcctatttaaccaagttttgtgatcatcaaaaagggggagattgttacgccttaaacgcatacaaatctcgtgttatgagattaatgtttttaatgcattaacaaatctcatattattatgttttgatgattacaaaactcggttagttgttactaaccatttaaagtgagactttgcagattagatcatattaacaatcaaattcttggaagttactttgaagttgtaaaagaaatggacaaggacaagccaatattataaagcagaaacttgcaaaattcaccgggcactttccggtcatccaaatcagatctccaacaatgaaaatcaagatcaggatgttctcaagcttctctccaaatttcatagcaatccaacggctggatatgaagatatgagtttttttaacaaagctgcacagtacttacttctgcaaggaatgaactatgaagactcaacttcagaaactaactgggaatgcttcggttattaaaatccaatctccaccgatcacatggatttctatgatgttttaaagtttgtaaccaaatttcaaatcaatccaacggctggatatggagttatgattttttcaaatatgttgaacagtagctatttctgcaaggagctaactgctgaagtatcggattcagaagactactggaatcgatggaggcatccaaatccaatctccaccaatcaagatcaatatcaggatgttacaaagattgtgtgttaatttcaggccaatccaacggatggattgtgagatttgaatttttgaaaagtaatgctcagaacaaaagcgagaacgtgattttgcgacttccgagatttactggaaatgtttgactcgttagaatcaaatcttcaccgttcagattgaatatacagatgttttaaagcttcagtttaaatttcagatcaatccaacggttagattggaagatatgatttttccacaaaagctgctcagtgctggaaaaagaaggcagcggcgcctacactttgtctctactccttggcttcccaataaacgctccaagcacacaaattcaaattcaaatctttgccaactataaatagaggcttgccaagaccatttagaatcatcccaactcatctcttctctcctttgcaagcaatttctcactatcaaagtgtttgtgtgatatatttgagagtgtttgtaaaaatagtttgtgagttggttgtgctattgttgtaaacacttgagtgtgaagccaagtgtgttgtgctatcgttgtaagcacttgagtgtgaagccaagtgttgtgttgaggctatccttggagcccttaaggccaagagtgttaagttgtatcggcgcggtgatcgtgtcaagttgtaaggctatccttggagccatcaaggccaagacgttcgaagtgctagtggatccttggttaatcgacttaaccaagaaggggagacgtagacgatttatcgtcgaacttccataaacatctcttatcccttttactgctttatttacattacgtatttatttaccgcacttatttatttgattgcttaagtcttccgcttgcgtacttgcataatcactttaaattgctaaagttgccaatagaacctaaatccccccctaTTAGGTTCTAACATCTCGTAAACTTGTAAGTTTAACCACCGAATGTGGTGTCCATGATATAAGCAAGAACGTGAGTGGAGCAATGCATAAAGCTTGACTACTTGGTAAAccgatattaaaaaaattagaacTCATGCTTAGAGTACAGGAACCCCAGTATGAGCTCGTTGTTCCTAAAATCCATTGGATGTTAAAAATACTAACCGTTATTTTGGACATACACTGTCCTGGATAACCGCACACACTGTTCTATGGATCCAGTGGGTGTCACATGGTTACAAAAAAACAATAGTTGAGCGACTCTACTCAACTGACTATCTAAACGGATATCAGGAAAAACGTAATTAGCACATGTTCATACATACATTACATGATAATCATGCATCATATGACATATAATACTACAGCATATAAAAATACGTACTCAGCTGGATATCTCATTTAATACTTTAGTATCTCTAAAAGATTGGTTTAGTAGCTCATAGTCTATGAAGTCTCAGcctaaaaataagtgaaaatcatatcactattttttaaatctaaaaGTTTATATTAATCCAATAGATACTACCAATAACTATTAAGTATTCGGGACTATCTTTCATCTGTTGTTAGTCCATAAAAGTCGAGAGCCCTGCAATTGAACACAGTTTTAATACGACCTCAGTAGCACACTGCTCCTTGCTACCCTCGAAACTATGGCTAGAGGCACTCAAATATAGACTGGATAACTTAGGAAACTGTGTTACATATACAGATATACTTAGCCATGAGAATCTCACGTCTATTTTAacttatgtgtttaaattaaaattttttgcaACAAACATTTTGTTGTGATTTTCTTTTATAAATtacgtaaataaaacacaataaaatatcgatttaatatgatttttttgagTTTCTAATTGTCTAATTTGTAATCATTTTTTCCAACAAATGTTTTCTTGTGATTtgtatttataaattattttaataaaacatgataaaagatCATTATAATAAGAATATGACAAAAGAAAATGATAcgataaaaacatatatttgaaaGAATTTAGTAGTtcaaatcattaaaaattataaaaaagacatttttttttgttaaaatggGTAATTAACATGAGTTGAAGTTTAATACTATTGTTGTTATCTACTTAATTTTAGTGTAGATCTCTTGTGAAACGGTCTCACGAATTCTTGAGACCAGTCAATATTGCTCATATTTACAAATAACAATAATGATTTTGACAtaaaacttaatatttttttatggatgacctaaattaaaaatcaatctcACAAAGTTGACTCGTGAGATTTGTCTTATTggagtttttgtttttgttttgttttgaattttaattaccATCGTATGTTCTCCACGTGCAATGCACGTAGACGTtttctagtatatatatatatatatatttgatgaagataataatgatgatgatgaacgaCATTGAATAACTTCTTAAGAATCAGGACAATCTTAGAAGAGAAGAAGCTACACGAAACATACGTACGGAAATTGAAATTTATTGTTAAACCTGATAGTATTACATTGTTCTATatgaaaaaacaaacaaacatgtATAACTAACAAACTTTGTAAATACTTgctaaaaaaacaaacaaacaatatGATCTCCTACTTGTTTAAGGAAGTTTTAACTAACTTGGTATCCCTTCATAACATCTTGGGAAACCTAGTCAATCTCCTATCATCCCATAGGATTTATATAGAGTTTGAAGGGTAAATatgtcaaataaatttttttttttaaacaaacataaataaaaaaaaccattATATATTGATCTAAATGGCATCAGAAGTcgattaaggtagtgtttgcaacctttaaaaataaatgattatggagttttttttaaaaaaaatttttaagaaaaaatttcataatcgTTTATTTTTGGAGATTGCAAACACAAATTAATATACCCAAAAACACCAACGATCTAAAAATCGCAACGATGAACAACTGCTTAATGCTTAGGCGGGATCTTTTAGAACACTGAAAGTAATTAACTTGACCTGTACcataatatttaatttctaGGATGAACCTATTTGATCTATATATATGACTAAGAGAGGGCCTTTTTGTAACTAAGGATGATAAATGTCTTGAAACATACAgaaatgattattattattataatggATCTGTGAGCCAAAAGGATCATCGTCTTGAAAACCATTCAAGTAATTAGTGTGTTGTAAATCAACAGATTTTTCAGACGCAGTACTCCAGTGATAGTGATCGGGCACAGTACTTTGAACCTCTTTGTCGCACGTTATAAACTCGAGTGACGACATGTGATCTGAGCTGCTCGAATACTCATTCATCATCTTTTGCATTCGGTTATATATTGCCGCATCAATCTTTGGCTTTCGATCTTCATCCGTTTCGGCCGCTAAATCCATTGCCATGTGTTCCATTTTGTAATGATGATTTTCAATAATTCCTCTTTTGTTGTATATTCGACATAATACCCAATCATCAAGCTGCATCACATGAAAATAttcgacatatatatatatatatatatatgatacccAAACCAGAAAAAGGGAAAGAAATCAAGATTAATGGTGCACGTACGAGTTAGTAATTATATTACGTACCCTCAAGTTGTTTCTCTTGCCAGCTGCAGCAGATCTGTCCACGTTAGCTAGACGATATTCATGCATAATCCAATTAGTCTTGGTACCCTTTGGAGCTTTCCCGTCATAAAACACCAAAGCCTTCTTTATCCCGAGAGTCGTAGGCTTCCCAATCGCCTTATCAGCTCCAGTTGCCTTCCAATAACCGGATCCAGCCGTCCGGTTGGGCCGCGAACCGTTCGGGTACTTTCGATCCCTCGGGGAAAAGAAGTACCATTCTTTTTCACCATACAGTGCCATACCTGAAACAAAACATTTAACGTAAGCATTTATCTTTTCcttagataatatatatatatatatatatatatatatatatatatatatatgaaaaatgcTAGATGTACACTTTGTAGTGTACATCTTGGTTTACACCCTTACttaaaatttttctaatttttctCATTAATTGCAAAATACCCATaataagaaataaatatctagttgatcaaacaaagttttataattaataaggaAAGGTGTAAACCAAGGTGTACACCGAAGTGTACATCTAGCattactctatatatatatatatatatatatatataaaagtaatTTTGATCCACTGCACCCTAGGTTGCAGGAAAACTGTGTgcggtgcaaaaaaaaaaaaaaaccactaaaacccatactaccgggttttagtggtcgcacacagttttCCTGCATCCTACGGGGATCGGAGTTGTATATATACGCACTCTGTTCCAAAAGTTCCATCataacaataaattaaaaaccAAACTTCATTTCTGGTCCAGATATTTCTAAGGTACGTACCAGGAAGGTCCCATGGATGGAACTTATAGAGATCAATCTCAGCAATGATGGGAACAGCAATTTGGTGGCCAGAGCACTTGCGGCAGAGGTAATGCACCACCAGCTCCTCGTCCGTCGGATGGAACCTGAATCCCGCCGGCAGATTCAACTTCTCAGTACCCTTCATTCACAGGACAACTAAATATTAATTAGCTAGCAGCTTGCTTGAGGAATaataaatattctttcaaaGTTAATTTTGAAGGAAAGAAAGTGGAACCATCATTGTTGGGTTAaggtatatatatgtatacgcCAATATGAAATATcactcaacacaacacaacacaacacaacacaacagcTGGCTTTTGATGTGGGTGGGCGGCGCtcttagttatttatttatttattatttattattattactagatACTATaatacaatataataatatttactaGTTAAAAGTAGAAATTATTATATATCGATATCAATTTTTTCCAATTTAATCTCGTATTTATCATTCATAATTCGGTAAAGTATCATTCAGTACCTAAACCCAAACAAATATACATGTTCAGTCCCCCGTCAGAAAAATGTTTGTTTAAACTCCTTATGCCCACATTTTTTTCTCGGATGAAAATCagtacaaaacattaaaaataaggtacgaatacatgatatcccagtacaaaacattgaaaatctggtataaatatatgatttttgagtacttaaatatatagataaatattgACATTAATAACAAATTGTATGTTTTGATGAAAATGAGTACAAAATATCAGAAATAGAGCactaatatatgtttttttgagtacgaaatgtgttagatctggtacaaatatatgatttttgaatactaaaaatattaatattaatgacatatttttcttattaataaaaatgttcatgttaattttatactcaaaatctaaGTTTTTGTATcagattttcaatgttttgtactggaATATCATATATTCGTAccttattttcaatgttttgtactcaTTTTCATCCGAGAAAAAAATGTGGGGCCAGGGAGTtcaaacaaatatttttctgACAGGGTACTGAACATGCATATGTGTTTGGGTTTAGGTACTGAATGCGAATTTACCcttcataattttatattttgatttatttatgttattttttattaaatgggACTGATTTTACTTTTTAGTTGAAAATTTTCTTTAGAATTAAAGTTTTTTTAATCCtattttatgatattattaaaaataaataaatttaattattttgttttgatgaaaaaaaaaattagccgAATTACTGTTATCATTTAATGCGGTTGACCGCAGACATGAAATAGAAGTTGACTCTCTAATCTTAGGATTCCACGTGGATGGGAAGTGTCACGTGTGGTCACTGCTTTCATCACCCTCCCCAAAACTCCTGTGAAAAAAAAAgcaaattaatttaatgaaccgtaatttcatttttttttttaaggaaaaaaaaaatataagagcttttgtagttttttttttttttcttggaatCAACTTCTGTAGTATATTTCAATAAGTTGAGaagagtatttttttttaacaaagattTTGACCCCATTGAAATAAAAAATGTCCCAATATCGATCGGTTTTAAATAGTTTATTTGCATTTATTTTCTCTGcactttatttatttaacacCCACCTTCTTTGTCAAGagttaaaaattataaaatgcaAAAAGAACTGAATGCAAATTGCCCGTTTTAAATggatcaatatatatatatgtatgtatttaagaaaactaatttttttttcaagtatATTTAGATACACTCAAATGTCAAATAtacgaaaattatttttcaaaaatttaatttgaccaatattatttttcacaattttctctAAATATGATTCATTATATTAGGTTATCTATCTAtaactcaatttttttaaaaaataaaaaaaatgttttattttatgggaATCGCAAATACCACGTAgtaaaatgatttaattatggttttaatttttttataacgaTATTTAATCGTTGTTTTAAAGAATGTTGATTTTAAaccaaaatataatattattaattaatgatGTTATGGAGACAACGTGGATAAAGAGATATAGGTTGATAAATATGACTAGTAGATTCAGTTAACCAAGACTGAAAGTAGGAAATTCATCTTCTCCGGACAAGAAAAACAACATTTGACTGTTGAATGTTCAACAATATGTCCATTCAAACCTAGCTAGAGAAAATGCTGCGCTGCTTCCTCCAAAAGCcacctttattttttttcctttccttttgatTTAAAGTTATGGTAACAGCTGTAGTTTATTCATTGTTTTTaacagtttatttatttatattttttgagtACACAAGTCACTGTTATTTTTATAGAAAATGAGTGATACATagactttttttatttttatttgaatgacAGTGAAAATCTCATTTGGGATACATTTCcccaaaaaacaattaatcaagatTTGATTATAGATCCTATGagttcaataaatatatatatatatatatatgaaatttttAAGTAACGGATTTAAGCTACAAAATTAAGCATCCCAAATGAGATTTTCACTgtcattcaaataaaaataaaaaaagtctATGTATCACtcattttctatatatatatatatatatatatatatatatatatattatattatttatatttatataaaagtcTCACAtatcattgtgaatttacatatTCAccaatttatattaataatttgcACACATTCTTTCTTACTTTTCGAGATTATATATGTAATTATGGCCCTTATCTGCCTTACTATCGGCCGCCTATTTCCTATGTCTGCATTGTTGGAATTCCAATAACTCTAATGCCTTAAGAAAGCTTCGGTCAATTCATTTCCaagattttttttgaatttttttatgtcattttagagTTTTATTCAAGGGCATTTAATTTGTGACTATTTACTTATTTTAGGtaaaattaattgttaatatttaattaatgtcctaaaattaaatttttatttttatccacaatttatttcatttaatggtTAATTTTGTGTCATTTCCAACATTTTTTGAGGTTTTTCTATGTCATTTTGTAGTTTTATTCGATGAGTATTTAATTTATgactatttatatattttaagtaaaattaatttataatatttaattcatgtcctaaaattaatttttatttatatcctcaatttatttaatttaatggttattttttttgaaattttcaaggttttttgaggattttttgtcattttgtAGCTTTATTCAGTGAGTATTTAATTTgtgtctatttatttattttagataAAAATCAATTCCTAATTATTTATCTGTTACGGATCGAaatatgtgtagagggggggtgaatacacaatataaaattttgctagtacttcgatctgatttgtaaGAATCAGACAGAAGTTTCGtttgcttaaaacttttgatctgTTCGAAAGATCTGAGCAAGTCAGGCGGAAATAATCTTCCTCACAGATTGAATGCCTAATAGTACTAAtgcaaatgaaatgaaataattgcagtaaagagatagagttgtttctggatgttcggagatgaattctcctacgtcaccccttcttctgtttccagaaggattccactagaagaaTTTGACTTATACAATTCCTTTGTACAAATCTAATCCAATCAATCCTTTGAtaggaactcctagcaatactctAACTCGAAGTAGAACAATTTTCTACTTAGAGTTTACAAGATGAAGCAACAGAGTATGCTTCGATGGTTTGAACTGGGAAGCTgtagctttgatctggatcAATTTGAAGTGTATCTTTGAGCTTGATCGATCTGTGTTGTGTTCTAACTCAGAATatcgagactttgatctgatgaAATAAGTATCTGAGTTGGTATATTGAGTGAAGGCTTTTTCGACTTTGAATTTGATTGCTTTGTAATTTTCACTCTTGGTCTCGTGTCTTGAATCTTCAAAATGcttgagtatttatagtttCCAAAAGTAGAcagtgagccgccaacaatTTTTGATATTGGGCTGCCAGCATATCTCATAAATAGCTCACAAATAAAGCGAAGGCCGATCAACGTTCAAATTctcattaaatgattttgtcgtTTTCTTCAATTACAGCAACGGATAGATTCCTGATGaagcttcgatttggttgttGACAATTTGATCTTGTGTCAATCGATCCGGTGTAATAAGATCTGTGGAGCTTGATCTGTATAGGGATGGCAATTTTCCCCGCGGGTTCGGGTACCCGCGGGAAAAATCCGAAACGGGGCGGGTTTGGGGGAGTATTTTCGGGTATGGGTTCGGGTTCAGGGATTTTACGAAATCCCCGAAATATATTGCggcgggtatggggatgctatccccatccccgaacccgccccgataataataataataataataataataataataataataataataataataataataataataataataataataatacaaatattgtaattataaaattttattaaatctaaaatattattaaaaaattaaaattaaattattattattatttcgttaatatatttttttatacattatatataatacattctTTTATGATAGCTtagttttttataacataaaaatattatttgaatctcattcatgttacatacacatataaagtatttatattagtctaaatatatattatttattttgataaatttaaaaacaatatataatcttaataaatttttgatacatagtatttttctttaaaatattaatttttatttaaagaaatattttgtatttaaaatatttttattaattttaaaagttagttttataataaaaaatttgacccaaaatattttaggtattttattataaaattgaataataatttttatataataatatttactacttcatatatatatatatatatatatatatatatatatatatatatatatatatagagtttcgtTCAAGTGCCcaccaccatgcccaccaatgatgtggcactattctattggacctacaatttatcacatctttatcacatccaatagaatagtgtcatatcattggtgggcatggtaggtgggcacttgaaagaaactctatatatatatatatatatatatatatatatatatatatatatatatatatatatatatatatatatatatatatatatatatatagagttttgctatcctgcccacccaccgtgcccacctaatgtgcccaccatgagttggcactcaactattggacgcacaatttatcacatccaatagttgagtgccacttcatggtgggcacattaggtgggcacggtgagtgggcaggataacaaaattgtatatatatatatatatatatatatatatatatatattttcgggtATGGGTATGGGGATGGGGATTTGATCCCCGCGGGGATGGGTATGGGGAATCCCCGATAAAAATTAATGGGGattggggcgggtatggggattggatttgaattcGGGGATGGGGATGGGGATGGGGATGGGGATGGGGAAGGCATCCCCGTCCCCGAACCGCCCCATTGCCATCCCCAAATCTGTATCTTGGTTTAATCACGATACTTTGATCTGGCAACTTTCGTAGAAATCTTTAGTCTTTAATATTTGATGAGTccgattaatttatttacttggttttgttttgactttgtaATCACCGAAATTCtagagtttgatctccaacaatttccccctttttggtgatgtcaaaaccaagttAATATTCGGATCAAAAATATGATGAAGACGATAGATcgaaaatcttttcaaaaattttctgtcatagatcaaataataattttagacaaaataaatgTCGAAAATTAATTCTTACGATCTGCTTGTCTCTGCTTTTCTTCTGATCTGAAAATTTTACTTCTTTCCCTTGCCTTTAgccttttccccctttttggcagcACCACTCTCAGATAAAAGATCTAGAATAACTGTAAGCTGAGTACCAAAAGTGTCATGAATCTGTTTGGTGTGAGCTTCAGTGGAGGCTTCGATACCTTCAAGCTTCCgaagaatatttatatattctaCAATGTGTTGCTTTCGGACATGCAGAACAGATTTACTAATGTTTTTTAACATTGTCAGCACATGTGATTTGAAATCACGCAGCTCAGTAGAAGTTTGCAGCTGATTAGCTTGCAGTTCACCGACTATAGTAGAGAGTTGAGTGAGTAAATTAGCCAAGTGTTGATCTGGTCTGATGTCAACCGGATGAGAGAGATGAGCTTCAGTGGCGTCAATAGAAGTAGAAGCACTAATTTGAAGTAGTGAAGCAGAAGCAACAAGAGGTgtatgttggtgtccataatctcgttccgagatttcaaggtaaaaatttaattgttatttaatttttacactcacaatttaatcgtaaagttttgatacccatgatatggaatcgttccatataaaattttaaaacttccgctgcaccgggtatcaattctgattgatctgatcaccggataactctgctcttgttgtatatcccaggaactgatgaacgaacaattcttcaatcaggtccacgaacagaagtttaatccctctgatagactgcactagaaagtctatcagaagtttctgcgaagagatagaacagatatgatctgctaattcagactgcaaattcgaaattcacagactgaaaattctctaagacagagagaggggggcggccgaattctcaaaactggaggctagggttttcgaaaatttgacctctgttatctaatttctgtactgcaataacttatttataatgtgggctgctaacagcttagggcccattagtcataagttcaagcctgacaagcaaagcccgcatgttcagaaattaatataaaattcatcgtgactcagattgataaaccaatttcaccaatgtgcacagaaaccatttctgcatcttttaaagtcaagataaattttttgaatccgaattcagtggtttccaaaaatgtccatcactatgtcattttaggaaatcttactccctctactcttaaataagaagtcccacttctttattcactaaatttaactctttaaatttaattatctcaacggggattaaaaatccattacttgtgtgaccctcaatggttcagggatacagctagccgtgggctcacaactccttgtgactcggaacaacaatttccgacttgcccatcgaatcatggtaagagcgcctagtaacatcgccccatgattccctaggtatcactgatagtgcctgcaagaaccaatagattttggttagcgtacagtacggtcccttcatccgtatatcccgatcgaatcaacaactattggtaaatcgagagtcgttcgagattcgataactatgcaatgcatcttgaagatcaaatagtgacatcgcatgtgctactaataaaccatttcttaaaacacatcatgtactctggccagagattcgtcacactaatat
It encodes:
- the LOC140887297 gene encoding NAC transcription factor 32-like, producing MKGTEKLNLPAGFRFHPTDEELVVHYLCRKCSGHQIAVPIIAEIDLYKFHPWDLPGMALYGEKEWYFFSPRDRKYPNGSRPNRTAGSGYWKATGADKAIGKPTTLGIKKALVFYDGKAPKGTKTNWIMHEYRLANVDRSAAAGKRNNLRLDDWVLCRIYNKRGIIENHHYKMEHMAMDLAAETDEDRKPKIDAAIYNRMQKMMNEYSSSSDHMSSLEFITCDKEVQSTVPDHYHWSTASEKSVDLQHTNYLNGFQDDDPFGSQIHYNNNNHFCMFQDIYHP